The following are encoded in a window of Ignicoccus islandicus DSM 13165 genomic DNA:
- a CDS encoding DUF2341 domain-containing protein, producing MRALAITLLIMVTVQALSLTELWSYVAHGITVGIAFSEDGKMGIAPAWDGCAHILDPDGNLINKFCGKSSMDDVSYLNNKFGFVNFDGYAYILNPDGTLWKKIYVGSDYGEAIVMLPNGFIACWYRCAYFDFNGNEHWDINVGVVEYRPSVYNNYIYIADMSWDKLIVVELNSGNIVKEITYDEPVDDTAVCGKYLAVTTDHYLYLYEIDDPLNPRELWKASGFDNSGSYERGGIAFSPDCRYLAVADRGNNELKLFNVRGELVLTKEFPSGVWSVAWWNDRIAIGLGNHEVHVYKLEGYTPTKLSPKLPPSNAYVLTVTNPNSYGLEDYQVRVELPEDLKGKPISITYNGNSVPFCYETSIGECTTDPAQGNGYVWIKVPVIPANGQTMLNVIVGTNGAVNGDQVFDFYDDFNSGISWSKWLYDSYYVNWHKAGPNGYIEITADTGCDVVMVGKKKLTYVKGTVGLALEWRQKYKYEIANSGWDVFYPQIQIENNDCSGTSGRYFLLSVYGDHAIWKHEGTSWKYLTPRGTGSRDGNWHLYQGIITRDFNIILKEDGSKTIANYKENSWIGLSGYLTFREGREYIDWVRVRKYADIEPYYHFQTTTSTTITKTITKTVTQTAIHYVTSTITKTLTVTPVAGAVPKPSVPQSLKPLIEKMYEPYDDLDKAYNSLSKVNNPLVDAIRKEMQKRAWSIAELGRVKSTLNQLLNYLSDYLEARERLEKLLDSEANYTTVFEISNLVQRMKVDYGMMEKLSQELANQVRELKANEPSVDLRAVKAQVGDLNQLLNKLGRKISVKEMFELKKRIEVVGIGKVIDAYLKEKVEELKETYDQFSKAWNSLMAQMKSELGTYEEIAKVVSG from the coding sequence GTGAGAGCACTAGCAATAACCCTCTTGATAATGGTAACTGTGCAAGCTCTGAGCTTGACGGAACTGTGGAGCTACGTTGCTCACGGTATAACGGTTGGTATTGCGTTTTCAGAGGACGGAAAAATGGGAATCGCGCCAGCATGGGATGGCTGTGCCCACATACTAGATCCCGACGGAAACTTGATCAATAAATTTTGTGGGAAGAGTAGCATGGATGATGTGTCCTATCTCAACAATAAATTTGGATTCGTTAACTTTGATGGTTATGCTTACATCCTAAATCCCGATGGAACGCTTTGGAAGAAGATTTACGTTGGGAGCGATTACGGAGAGGCAATTGTTATGCTTCCGAACGGATTTATCGCGTGTTGGTATCGATGCGCGTACTTCGACTTCAATGGAAATGAACACTGGGACATCAACGTAGGAGTGGTCGAATATCGACCGAGCGTTTACAACAATTACATATACATAGCGGACATGTCGTGGGATAAACTCATCGTAGTAGAGCTAAATTCCGGCAATATCGTTAAAGAAATAACTTACGATGAACCAGTTGATGATACAGCAGTTTGTGGCAAGTACTTAGCGGTTACTACGGATCACTACTTGTACCTATATGAGATTGATGATCCCTTAAACCCGAGAGAGCTTTGGAAAGCTAGCGGATTCGATAACAGTGGCAGTTATGAGAGAGGTGGCATCGCGTTCTCGCCGGATTGCAGATACTTGGCTGTGGCCGACCGAGGCAACAATGAATTAAAGCTATTCAACGTAAGGGGCGAATTAGTTCTAACTAAGGAATTTCCTTCAGGCGTATGGTCGGTCGCTTGGTGGAACGATAGGATAGCAATAGGTCTTGGGAACCACGAAGTCCACGTATACAAGCTAGAGGGCTACACGCCGACAAAACTATCTCCTAAGCTCCCTCCCTCGAACGCTTACGTCCTAACCGTCACTAACCCCAACTCATACGGCCTCGAGGACTACCAAGTTAGAGTAGAGCTGCCAGAGGACCTCAAGGGCAAGCCAATCTCAATAACCTACAACGGGAACTCAGTTCCGTTCTGCTACGAGACCTCAATCGGTGAATGCACCACTGACCCAGCGCAAGGCAACGGCTACGTCTGGATAAAGGTACCGGTAATTCCGGCGAACGGACAAACCATGCTGAACGTGATAGTAGGTACCAATGGAGCAGTTAATGGAGATCAAGTGTTCGATTTCTATGACGACTTCAATAGCGGAATAAGCTGGAGCAAGTGGTTATACGATAGCTATTACGTGAACTGGCATAAAGCTGGACCAAACGGTTACATAGAAATTACTGCCGATACCGGTTGCGACGTAGTCATGGTTGGCAAGAAGAAGCTCACCTACGTCAAAGGCACTGTTGGCTTGGCCTTGGAGTGGCGCCAGAAGTACAAGTATGAAATAGCCAACAGCGGATGGGACGTATTCTATCCGCAAATACAAATAGAAAACAACGATTGTAGCGGAACGAGTGGAAGGTACTTCCTGCTGAGCGTATACGGTGATCACGCTATATGGAAACACGAAGGAACCTCGTGGAAATACTTAACACCTAGAGGCACTGGATCTCGAGACGGTAATTGGCATCTCTACCAAGGTATAATTACCAGAGATTTCAATATCATACTAAAGGAGGACGGAAGCAAGACCATAGCCAATTACAAGGAGAACTCGTGGATCGGCTTGAGCGGTTACTTGACCTTCAGAGAGGGTCGAGAATACATAGACTGGGTTAGGGTTAGGAAGTACGCTGACATAGAGCCTTATTACCACTTCCAGACTACCACGAGTACTACTATCACGAAAACTATCACGAAAACCGTTACCCAAACGGCGATCCACTACGTTACTTCTACAATAACTAAGACCCTCACAGTAACTCCAGTAGCGGGGGCAGTCCCTAAGCCCTCCGTCCCCCAATCCCTCAAGCCTTTAATTGAGAAGATGTATGAGCCTTACGACGACTTGGACAAGGCCTATAATTCCTTGAGCAAAGTGAACAACCCGTTGGTAGATGCGATTAGGAAGGAGATGCAGAAGAGGGCGTGGAGCATTGCGGAACTGGGGAGGGTCAAGTCGACCTTGAACCAATTGCTCAACTACCTATCCGATTACTTGGAAGCAAGGGAGAGGCTGGAGAAATTGCTTGACAGCGAGGCCAATTACACTACAGTGTTCGAAATATCCAATTTGGTTCAGAGGATGAAGGTCGATTACGGGATGATGGAGAAGCTCTCCCAAGAGCTGGCCAACCAAGTTAGGGAGCTCAAAGCGAACGAGCCCTCTGTTGATCTTCGAGCGGTCAAGGCCCAAGTGGGGGACTTGAATCAGTTGCTCAACAAGTTGGGGAGGAAAATTAGCGTTAAGGAGATGTTCGAGCTGAAGAAGAGGATCGAGGTAGTAGGAATAGGGAAGGTCATAGACGCGTACTTGAAGGAGAAGGTGGAGGAGCTAAAGGAGACCTACGATCAGTTTTCCAAGGCTTGGAACTCCTTGATGGCTCAAATGAAGAGCGAGCTAGGGACTTACGAGGAGATAGCCAAAGTGGTGAGCGGGTAA
- a CDS encoding phenylacetate--CoA ligase family protein, which produces MGKPYILDPIEKAPREEIERIQLKRLKETVRRAYENVPIYRRKFQEAGITPDDIRSLEDLRKIPFTYKNDLREAYPYGMFAVPLSEVIEIHASSGTTGKPTVVGYTATDIENWSNLMARSFAAAGVTKDDILYVALGYHWFTGGLGFHYGGQKLGAMVVPAGTGFTQRHVQMIKDLGATVLGAVPNYALRLAEVALEMGIDPAKDTKVRTGIFGAEMWSDELRKRINELWDMDSYDIYGMSELYGPGTAMECQYHNGLHVWEDHYIVEVVDPKTGEVLEPEEEGVLVVTPITHEAMPLLRYWTNDLTFIYDTRSCECGRTMRKIARIKGRADDMLIINGVNVFPSAVEITLLSDPRVGHNYQIVVEREGNLDRMYVFVESKEKLSDEDKEKLARELEYKLREVLIISPRVKVMDPGEIPRVEGGKAKRVIDKRKL; this is translated from the coding sequence ATGGGTAAACCATATATATTAGATCCTATAGAGAAAGCGCCTAGAGAGGAGATAGAGAGAATACAACTTAAGAGGCTAAAGGAGACCGTTAGAAGAGCCTACGAGAACGTTCCAATATATCGAAGGAAGTTCCAAGAAGCTGGTATCACCCCTGACGATATAAGGAGCCTCGAAGACTTGAGAAAGATTCCATTTACTTATAAGAACGATTTAAGAGAAGCTTATCCCTACGGAATGTTCGCGGTTCCCTTAAGTGAGGTAATAGAAATTCACGCATCCTCGGGAACCACGGGGAAGCCGACAGTAGTTGGATACACAGCAACAGACATTGAGAATTGGTCGAACTTAATGGCCAGGAGCTTTGCCGCAGCAGGCGTCACTAAAGACGATATATTGTACGTTGCTTTAGGTTACCATTGGTTCACGGGGGGACTGGGCTTCCACTACGGCGGTCAGAAACTAGGCGCAATGGTAGTTCCGGCCGGAACCGGATTTACTCAGAGGCACGTTCAAATGATAAAGGATCTCGGCGCAACGGTGTTAGGAGCCGTTCCTAACTACGCGTTGAGACTCGCTGAGGTAGCCTTGGAAATGGGTATTGATCCAGCTAAGGACACCAAGGTTAGGACTGGTATATTTGGTGCGGAAATGTGGAGCGATGAGTTGAGGAAGAGGATTAACGAGCTCTGGGACATGGACTCGTACGATATCTATGGCATGAGCGAGCTGTACGGTCCCGGTACGGCAATGGAATGTCAATACCATAACGGTTTACACGTATGGGAAGACCATTACATAGTAGAAGTTGTAGACCCCAAGACGGGCGAGGTGCTCGAACCCGAGGAGGAGGGCGTTCTAGTAGTCACGCCAATAACCCACGAGGCCATGCCTTTGCTTCGATATTGGACGAACGATCTAACCTTCATCTATGATACTAGAAGCTGTGAATGTGGTAGAACTATGAGAAAGATCGCTAGAATAAAGGGAAGGGCCGACGACATGTTAATAATAAATGGCGTGAACGTGTTCCCATCTGCCGTCGAAATAACGCTCTTGTCAGATCCTAGGGTTGGTCATAACTATCAAATAGTAGTAGAGAGGGAAGGCAACCTAGATAGGATGTACGTATTCGTTGAGTCTAAAGAGAAATTGAGTGACGAAGATAAGGAGAAACTAGCAAGAGAACTCGAGTACAAGTTAAGGGAGGTCTTGATAATATCACCGAGAGTCAAGGTTATGGATCCAGGTGAAATTCCTAGAGTCGAGGGAGGAAAGGCTAAGAGAGTAATCGATAAGAGGAAGCTCTAG
- a CDS encoding phosphoglycerate kinase yields the protein MATLDDVNLEGKKVLVRVDFNSPVSGEELLDDSRIRAHVPTIKELLDKGASIVLISHQGRPGEPDFITLEPHAAKLSKLLGQTVQFVDDVMGPEARKRIKSLKPGEVLLLDNVRFLAEENINAPPERQAETYLVRRLAKLFDLYVNDAFATAHRSQPSIVGFPMVLPGVMGRLMQREVEALSKIFNPKESPKVFVLGGGKVPDSLSIIENIIQNKVADRILTTGLLSELFLVAKGIDLGDKNMKFLERKGILSLVPKARRLLLMGAPIDVPVDYVTLDEETGEVKVEPVYNLTGVIRDIGPATVKMYSELIKEAKIVVMRGPAGVMEDPRFRTGTKELVRAALESGAFTIFGGGHLTAVIEELGMKERVGHISTGGGALLAFLSGKELPALSALKVSASKFGLVK from the coding sequence CGACGTTAACTTGGAAGGAAAGAAAGTACTCGTAAGGGTCGACTTCAATTCCCCTGTCTCCGGGGAGGAACTACTTGACGATAGCAGAATAAGGGCACACGTTCCAACCATAAAGGAATTGCTTGATAAGGGAGCGTCAATAGTTCTGATATCCCATCAAGGGAGACCGGGCGAGCCGGACTTCATTACCCTCGAACCCCATGCAGCGAAACTTTCCAAGCTATTGGGTCAAACGGTCCAATTCGTGGACGACGTGATGGGACCGGAAGCTCGAAAAAGGATAAAGTCCCTCAAACCAGGCGAGGTATTGCTGCTAGATAACGTTAGGTTCTTAGCTGAAGAAAACATTAACGCTCCTCCAGAAAGGCAAGCTGAAACGTACTTAGTTAGGAGGTTAGCGAAACTCTTCGATCTGTACGTAAACGACGCCTTCGCCACAGCTCATAGATCTCAACCTAGCATTGTAGGGTTCCCTATGGTACTACCCGGTGTAATGGGTAGGCTAATGCAAAGGGAGGTCGAAGCATTGAGCAAAATATTCAATCCAAAGGAATCACCGAAGGTGTTCGTTCTTGGGGGAGGGAAAGTACCGGATAGCTTAAGCATCATAGAAAATATAATACAGAATAAAGTTGCAGACAGGATACTTACTACAGGATTGCTTTCCGAACTCTTCTTAGTGGCGAAGGGAATAGATCTGGGAGACAAGAACATGAAGTTCTTGGAAAGGAAGGGAATATTATCCTTGGTTCCCAAGGCCCGGCGCTTGCTCTTAATGGGAGCGCCGATAGACGTTCCCGTCGACTACGTAACTCTGGACGAGGAAACGGGGGAAGTGAAAGTTGAACCGGTTTACAATTTGACCGGCGTAATAAGGGACATAGGACCGGCAACAGTAAAGATGTATAGCGAGCTGATAAAGGAAGCGAAAATAGTCGTTATGAGAGGACCCGCTGGAGTAATGGAAGATCCCCGATTCAGAACTGGTACGAAGGAGCTCGTTAGGGCGGCCTTGGAAAGCGGTGCCTTCACAATCTTTGGAGGCGGTCACTTGACGGCAGTAATAGAGGAGCTTGGTATGAAGGAAAGGGTTGGTCACATAAGCACCGGTGGTGGAGCACTGCTCGCGTTCCTTTCAGGAAAGGAATTGCCCGCGTTGAGTGCATTGAAGGTTTCGGCATCTAAGTTCGGTTTAGTAAAATAG